One part of the Nitrosophilus kaiyonis genome encodes these proteins:
- a CDS encoding GspE/PulE family protein, whose protein sequence is MTNKPIGKLLEELGFINEEQIKVALDVQKAHPKLLGEILQELDFVTSDEIARAIALQSKLEYIDLDTVVPDNNALKLVPKDFALSSLTLPLKIENDSVLIIAVENPNDLNVYDYLTRTTKKQIKFVISDKNKIAKYTQLFYYQLENPIEARIEKMIKETASGREIDVVSFVDLVLQNGVKDRATDIHITPEENTTHIFYRIDGVLNHYFAIPSFLHPSIVSRIKILSSLNIAEQRIPQDGGFAFNFLETDYDVRVSTLPTNYGENIVMRMLTKNASLFNINNLGFEEDYVKKIEYYFSKPFGIILVTGPTGSGKTTTLYSALRKINTLEKNVLSVEDPIEYRFTFIKQSQVNVKAGYTFATAIKTFMRQDPDVMLVGEIRDEETAELAIRASITGHLVLSTLHTNDAVSTVSRMEDLGLKSYMIAEGLLLVISQRLVRKLCNYCKKEIEISKKDLLNYGFSEKDIENLDDNLKIYEKVGCEHCRFTGYNGRISIAEFLEIDKDIKEMIVSGKSSLEIESKAREKGMRPLRMDALIKVLKGITTLEEIKRVVG, encoded by the coding sequence ATGACAAATAAACCAATTGGTAAGCTTTTAGAAGAGCTAGGGTTTATAAATGAAGAGCAGATAAAAGTTGCTTTGGATGTGCAAAAAGCGCATCCAAAGTTATTGGGTGAAATTCTACAAGAGCTTGATTTTGTAACTTCTGATGAGATTGCAAGAGCAATAGCGCTTCAAAGCAAGCTTGAATATATCGATTTAGATACAGTTGTACCAGATAACAATGCATTAAAACTTGTTCCTAAAGATTTTGCCTTATCATCTTTAACTCTTCCTTTAAAAATTGAAAATGACTCTGTTTTAATTATAGCTGTTGAAAATCCAAATGATTTAAATGTTTATGATTATCTAACAAGAACAACTAAAAAACAGATAAAATTTGTAATATCTGATAAAAATAAAATTGCTAAATATACACAGCTTTTTTATTATCAATTGGAAAATCCAATTGAAGCTAGAATAGAAAAGATGATAAAAGAGACCGCATCTGGGAGAGAGATTGATGTTGTCTCTTTTGTTGATCTTGTTTTGCAAAATGGGGTAAAAGATAGAGCTACTGACATTCATATTACTCCTGAGGAAAATACAACACATATTTTTTATAGAATTGATGGAGTCTTAAATCACTATTTTGCAATCCCTTCTTTTTTACATCCTTCAATAGTTTCAAGGATAAAAATTCTTTCATCTTTAAATATTGCAGAACAAAGAATACCCCAAGATGGTGGATTTGCTTTTAACTTTTTAGAAACAGATTATGATGTGAGAGTATCAACTTTACCTACCAATTATGGTGAAAATATTGTTATGAGAATGCTTACTAAGAATGCTTCTCTTTTTAATATTAATAATCTTGGTTTTGAAGAGGATTATGTTAAAAAAATTGAATACTATTTTTCAAAACCTTTTGGCATAATATTGGTAACTGGTCCAACTGGAAGTGGAAAAACTACTACATTATATTCAGCTCTTAGAAAAATAAATACCTTAGAAAAAAATGTATTAAGTGTTGAAGATCCAATTGAGTATCGATTTACATTTATAAAGCAATCACAAGTAAATGTTAAAGCAGGATATACATTTGCAACAGCTATAAAAACATTTATGAGACAAGATCCTGATGTAATGCTTGTGGGTGAAATTAGAGATGAAGAGACTGCAGAACTTGCTATTAGAGCCTCTATTACTGGTCATTTAGTTTTATCTACTTTACATACAAATGATGCAGTAAGTACAGTTTCAAGAATGGAAGATTTAGGTTTAAAATCATATATGATAGCAGAAGGTCTTTTACTTGTAATATCTCAAAGACTTGTTAGAAAACTTTGTAACTATTGCAAAAAAGAGATTGAAATCTCAAAAAAGGATTTATTAAATTATGGCTTTAGTGAAAAAGATATAGAAAATTTAGATGATAATTTAAAAATATATGAAAAAGTTGGATGTGAACATTGTAGATTTACAGGATATAATGGGAGGATATCAATTGCTGAGTTTTTAGAAATCGATAAAGATATAAAAGAGATGATAGTTTCTGGAAAAAGCTCTTTAGAGATAGAAAGCAAAGCAAGAGAAAAGGGTATGAGGCCTTTAAGAATGGATGCTCTTATTAAGGTTTTAAAAGGTATCACAACACTTGAAGAGATTAAACGGGTAGTTGGATAA
- a CDS encoding prepilin-type N-terminal cleavage/methylation domain-containing protein — MRRRGFTLVELAIVLVIIGIILGGVLKGKELINNAKAKRALNDLKSMEVLALSFYDRYNRLPGDGDKDGILDGNNLNWSLDNNFDDNPSNTFLTSANGDPDAPYAELERAQLIPVAPHRTTARHAFNGGFFFMAHDINGDNTRDNVILVEHIPCFAARIIDSAIDNTQDASAGRIIETTGGQVSQNAAWSCTNENDFVEFVYLLD, encoded by the coding sequence ATGAGAAGACGTGGTTTTACATTGGTTGAGTTGGCTATAGTGCTAGTTATCATAGGAATAATTTTAGGTGGAGTTTTGAAAGGGAAAGAACTTATAAATAATGCTAAAGCAAAAAGAGCATTAAATGATTTAAAGAGTATGGAAGTTTTAGCTTTGTCATTTTACGATAGATATAACAGATTACCTGGAGATGGGGATAAAGATGGTATTTTAGATGGAAATAATTTAAATTGGAGTTTAGATAATAATTTCGATGATAATCCTTCAAATACTTTTTTAACTAGTGCAAATGGTGATCCAGATGCACCTTATGCTGAATTAGAAAGAGCACAATTAATTCCAGTTGCACCACATAGAACTACGGCTAGACATGCATTTAATGGGGGCTTTTTCTTTATGGCTCATGATATAAATGGTGATAATACTAGAGATAATGTAATTTTAGTTGAACATATACCTTGTTTCGCTGCAAGAATTATAGATTCAGCTATTGACAACACTCAAGATGCAAGTGCTGGAAGAATTATTGAAACTACCGGAGGGCAAGTTAGTCAGAATGCGGCTTGGAGTTGTACTAATGAAAACGACTTTGTAGAATTTGTTTATTTACTAGATTAA
- a CDS encoding type II secretion system protein GspD, whose amino-acid sequence MDKYIRVVVYFLAFLFLTGCATKQPEIKSKSLNIDFQKERKIVQKENAPPPLILPTPYKKPSVFEGRYFTFSAVNAPLSKLLYSIAKSANLNLVIDKDIDVNMPITITLDNAPLKKALDTVMDLSGYYYEIKGNILHVKSTMTKIFKLPYIHTNSSFKSKLGGDVLGSNDTSSGGGNSGSSGGTQNLSGDFSLKYDNPKESNDFYKQIEENIKALISDKGKYTLNKFTGTLIVYDKKENIQRIEKFIDTILHQSSKGVLIEAKILEVILNKGHQLGIDWNYVFNNFAHEGTLEFAQTLGLSGAVAGSVRFTGDNLRFLLQALKTSGDVQTLSNPRIRVLSGQSALILSGDIVPFWEKEVEYTAVTSGSNTSVVPEVTYNRRDVLEGISMGVTPIVKDDGTILLNIVPVSTYIEDVITFEDNGEVVAKAPKLNIKEAGTVVKAKDDDLIIIGGLISDIDIKTTQEVPGFSNMPLLGKMFTKQENSKTKKELVILLRLKVVNND is encoded by the coding sequence ATGGATAAGTATATTAGAGTAGTAGTATATTTTTTGGCTTTTTTATTTTTAACAGGATGTGCTACAAAACAGCCAGAGATAAAAAGCAAAAGTTTAAATATTGATTTTCAAAAAGAGAGAAAAATTGTTCAAAAAGAAAATGCTCCTCCACCTCTTATTTTGCCAACTCCATATAAAAAGCCATCTGTGTTTGAAGGCAGATATTTTACATTTTCAGCAGTAAATGCACCTTTGTCTAAACTTTTATATTCCATTGCTAAAAGCGCTAATTTAAATCTTGTAATTGACAAAGATATTGATGTAAATATGCCAATAACCATTACTCTTGATAATGCCCCGCTTAAAAAAGCATTAGATACTGTAATGGACCTATCTGGATACTATTATGAAATAAAAGGAAATATTTTACATGTTAAATCTACAATGACTAAAATTTTTAAATTGCCATATATTCATACAAATTCATCTTTTAAATCAAAACTGGGTGGAGATGTACTTGGTTCAAATGATACATCAAGTGGGGGTGGAAATTCAGGCTCTTCTGGTGGAACACAAAATTTAAGTGGAGATTTCTCTTTAAAATATGACAATCCAAAAGAGTCTAATGATTTTTATAAACAGATAGAAGAAAATATAAAAGCTTTAATTTCTGATAAAGGAAAATATACCCTTAATAAGTTTACTGGTACTCTAATCGTTTATGATAAAAAAGAGAATATTCAAAGAATTGAAAAATTTATAGATACTATTTTGCATCAATCAAGCAAAGGGGTATTGATAGAAGCAAAAATTTTAGAGGTTATTTTAAATAAAGGTCATCAGCTTGGAATTGACTGGAATTATGTTTTTAACAATTTTGCTCATGAAGGAACGCTTGAATTTGCACAAACACTTGGTTTAAGTGGAGCAGTTGCAGGAAGTGTTAGATTCACAGGAGATAATTTAAGATTTTTGCTTCAAGCATTAAAAACATCTGGAGATGTTCAAACACTTTCAAATCCTAGGATAAGAGTTTTAAGTGGTCAAAGTGCTCTTATATTATCAGGGGATATTGTTCCATTTTGGGAAAAAGAGGTTGAATATACTGCTGTAACATCTGGATCAAATACATCAGTAGTTCCAGAAGTAACATATAATAGAAGAGATGTCTTAGAAGGTATCTCAATGGGGGTTACACCTATAGTAAAAGATGATGGAACTATTCTTTTAAATATAGTACCAGTTTCTACATATATTGAAGATGTTATTACATTTGAAGATAATGGAGAAGTAGTAGCGAAAGCTCCAAAGCTTAATATAAAAGAGGCAGGAACTGTAGTCAAAGCAAAAGATGATGATCTTATAATTATTGGTGGACTTATAAGTGATATCGATATAAAAACTACTCAAGAAGTCCCAGGTTTTTCTAATATGCCGCTTTTAGGGAAAATGTTTACAAAACAGGAAAACTCTAAAACAAAAAAAGAGCTTGTAATACTTTTAAGGCTAAAAGTTGTCAATAATGATTAG
- a CDS encoding lectin-like domain-containing protein: MRKAFTLIELAIVLVIIGLLLGGGMGIFSMLVKRSKVIETKDNLQANIEAIISYATSNDKLPNYSNYKNILKTEKDSWGKDFVYYADANLLNDNSICERKTTNLIIKKCKDSTCSNVSQQIDNIAFVILSSGGNYNNQTSLDTSSNPNVIKIYEPGVKVDDNSSDFSRVEDYDDIVGWVTLNELRVKIGCQGSQIKIVNNELPYGYVNSDYNATIFADGGVPFSSGGKYKWCYEGDIPPGLNATPAYKSNNCIGDDESLWEQSDSFSISGIPSSQGTYNLKVYVRDDNDPSSNNDNIVSKSFVITINPQTASSSSNSGPTGAQVSFANNIDDFNTVENKNEAISVDSSTNILYLGGNTNSTRGCFWFPTSQKLKNKTMRAYFEFTFLSEDTSNDSRGKADGFTFALMSDKNDIDTCGWAGGGLGYGGIDKSLAIEYDVYPNNYYPVYDPSNNHIALDTDGNIKHISPNPSAEDEGRYIGHPATWLEDGKKHIARIEILPNYDKNCNQKKNGKYIKVKVWVDCKNCNDLTKDFNNISNFEYCIQLKKDLENVYFGFTEGTGGKTQDIKIENFGIGFY, translated from the coding sequence TTGAGAAAAGCTTTTACTCTTATAGAGCTTGCTATTGTTTTAGTAATTATTGGTTTACTTCTTGGTGGGGGCATGGGAATATTTTCTATGCTTGTAAAAAGAAGCAAGGTTATTGAGACAAAGGATAATTTACAAGCAAATATAGAAGCTATTATAAGTTATGCTACAAGCAATGATAAACTTCCAAACTATTCAAATTATAAAAATATATTAAAAACAGAAAAAGATTCTTGGGGCAAAGATTTTGTTTATTATGCTGATGCAAATCTTTTAAATGATAATTCTATTTGTGAGAGAAAAACAACAAATTTAATAATAAAAAAATGTAAAGATAGCACATGTTCAAATGTTTCTCAACAGATTGATAATATTGCTTTTGTTATTTTGAGTTCTGGAGGCAATTATAATAATCAAACTAGCTTAGATACCTCTTCCAATCCAAATGTTATCAAGATATATGAGCCGGGAGTTAAAGTTGATGACAATAGCTCTGATTTTTCAAGAGTAGAAGATTATGACGATATTGTTGGTTGGGTAACATTAAATGAATTAAGAGTAAAAATAGGCTGTCAAGGCTCTCAAATAAAAATAGTCAATAACGAGCTTCCGTATGGCTATGTAAATAGTGACTATAATGCTACAATTTTTGCTGATGGCGGTGTACCATTTTCAAGTGGCGGAAAATATAAATGGTGCTATGAAGGCGATATACCGCCTGGACTTAATGCAACTCCAGCATATAAATCAAATAACTGCATAGGAGATGATGAGTCTTTATGGGAGCAAAGTGATTCTTTTTCAATTTCTGGGATACCTTCATCTCAAGGTACATATAATTTAAAAGTTTATGTAAGAGATGATAATGATCCATCAAGCAATAATGACAATATAGTCTCAAAATCTTTTGTTATCACTATCAATCCGCAAACAGCAAGCAGCTCTTCAAATAGTGGACCAACAGGGGCACAAGTCAGTTTTGCTAATAATATAGATGATTTTAATACTGTTGAAAATAAGAATGAAGCAATAAGTGTTGATAGTTCAACCAATATCCTATATTTAGGAGGAAATACAAATAGTACTAGAGGTTGTTTTTGGTTTCCAACCTCCCAAAAATTAAAAAATAAAACAATGAGAGCCTATTTTGAATTTACTTTTTTAAGTGAAGATACAAGCAATGATAGTAGAGGGAAAGCTGATGGATTTACTTTTGCATTGATGAGTGATAAAAATGATATTGATACATGTGGATGGGCAGGTGGTGGACTTGGCTATGGCGGTATTGATAAAAGCTTGGCAATAGAATATGATGTTTATCCAAATAATTATTACCCAGTATATGATCCGTCAAATAATCATATTGCCCTGGATACAGATGGAAATATAAAACATATTTCGCCAAATCCATCTGCAGAAGATGAAGGTAGGTATATAGGTCATCCTGCAACATGGTTAGAGGATGGGAAAAAACATATAGCTAGAATTGAAATACTTCCAAATTATGATAAAAATTGTAATCAAAAAAAAAATGGAAAATATATAAAAGTAAAAGTATGGGTTGATTGTAAAAATTGTAATGATTTGACAAAAGATTTTAATAATATTTCCAATTTTGAATACTGTATACAATTGAAAAAAGATTTAGAAAATGTCTATTTTGGCTTTACTGAGGGGACAGGAGGAAAAACACAAGATATAAAAATTGAAAATTTTGGTATAGGATTTTATTAA
- a CDS encoding molybdopterin molybdotransferase MoeA: protein MKVTINEALKIIKNQKFLKRIEVLPIEFVKKRVCAKDYYANFNLPRFDNSAMDGYAIKIDDAGKEVEVIKTVLAGEICEIEVKNGFAIKIMTGAKIPKGTEAIVPFEDVQIIKENKILLPKNIKKYANIRFSGEDIKKDELIIKEGDILDGYKIGVLASQGYSHIEVFKKVKVGIFATGKELKLHFEKIKPHQIYNSNTPTFLTRAKELGCEVTFLGRCDDNKESIKELILSSLDQDLIITSGGVSVGEADFTKESFLELGGEIFFDKVEIKPGKPTTFGKIQNSFFLNLPGNPLAAALNFEIFGRFIINLLSHKNRVFQNFILCKLSLDLKNKPGRNVVIPGFFDGEYFTPSKKRGPGMVSPLSESNGYIILDKDVEVLKKDRFVKFIPIKFDFFTDKLKDFYTYSE, encoded by the coding sequence ATGAAAGTTACTATAAATGAGGCACTTAAAATCATTAAAAATCAAAAATTTTTAAAAAGAATTGAAGTTTTGCCAATAGAATTTGTAAAAAAAAGAGTTTGTGCAAAAGATTATTATGCAAATTTTAATCTTCCAAGATTTGATAATTCTGCTATGGATGGATATGCTATAAAAATTGATGATGCAGGCAAAGAGGTAGAAGTAATAAAAACAGTTCTTGCTGGAGAAATATGTGAAATTGAAGTTAAAAATGGCTTTGCTATCAAAATTATGACTGGAGCAAAAATTCCAAAAGGCACTGAAGCTATAGTTCCTTTTGAAGATGTACAGATAATTAAAGAAAATAAAATTTTACTTCCTAAAAATATAAAAAAATATGCAAATATAAGATTTAGTGGTGAAGATATTAAAAAAGATGAATTAATTATAAAAGAAGGAGATATTCTTGATGGATATAAAATAGGAGTTCTTGCAAGCCAAGGATATTCACATATAGAAGTTTTTAAAAAAGTAAAAGTAGGTATTTTTGCTACAGGGAAGGAGCTAAAACTTCATTTTGAAAAAATAAAACCTCATCAAATATATAATTCAAATACTCCAACATTTTTAACAAGAGCAAAAGAACTTGGATGTGAAGTAACTTTTTTAGGTAGATGTGATGATAATAAAGAGTCTATTAAAGAGCTTATCTTAAGTTCATTAGATCAAGACTTAATCATAACAAGTGGTGGAGTTAGTGTTGGAGAAGCTGATTTTACAAAAGAGTCATTTTTAGAACTTGGGGGAGAGATTTTCTTTGATAAAGTTGAAATAAAACCTGGAAAACCAACAACTTTCGGAAAAATTCAAAACTCTTTTTTTCTAAATCTTCCGGGAAATCCTTTGGCTGCTGCATTAAACTTTGAGATATTTGGAAGATTTATTATAAATCTCTTATCACATAAAAATAGAGTTTTTCAAAATTTTATATTATGTAAATTGAGCCTAGATTTAAAAAATAAGCCCGGAAGAAATGTTGTAATACCTGGCTTTTTTGATGGAGAATATTTTACTCCTTCCAAAAAAAGAGGCCCTGGAATGGTTAGCCCATTAAGTGAATCAAATGGATATATCATTTTAGATAAAGATGTTGAAGTTTTAAAAAAAGATAGATTTGTAAAATTTATACCTATAAAATTTGACTTTTTTACTGATAAATTGAAAGACTTTTATACATATAGTGAGTAG
- a CDS encoding type II secretion system F family protein, whose product MFYIVEKIDTNGKKIKEVVKSSNIEEVLKKIENENAIPLNIFELPAFLSFFELLFSRKKIKKEDIIEILENLHLIIKSGMPIQAGLEDMAKESSNKDLKDMLIDISTSIKEGNSLSNSIRKYEKYFSPTIINLVKIGEATGELQSTLKKGADFLSRIENIKKKAKQAMIYPSFAFFAIFSAMLVWILYVLPKIIDAFKEMDVELPWITKAVISFSNFMQEYFFWILLFFIIAISGFIIFLKKNYKFRYKMSQLLLKTPVVSKFIIFFNIAFFSEYLRLSVVSGLPIFDALKTLQENIKNEVFKKHIENAIEKIAKGSRISDALKESNLYTPFTIRMIAMGEDSGALEEQLQHISDYYYEKVDYMAQNVAKFIEPIVIIVLGIFMAVIMLALFGPVYDLVSKVTT is encoded by the coding sequence ATGTTCTATATAGTTGAAAAGATTGATACTAATGGGAAAAAGATAAAAGAGGTTGTAAAATCATCAAATATTGAAGAGGTATTAAAAAAGATAGAAAATGAAAATGCAATTCCATTAAATATTTTTGAACTTCCAGCATTTTTATCTTTTTTTGAGCTTCTGTTTTCAAGAAAAAAGATAAAAAAAGAAGATATTATCGAGATATTGGAAAATCTGCACCTCATTATAAAATCGGGAATGCCTATACAAGCTGGTTTGGAAGATATGGCAAAAGAGTCTTCCAATAAAGATTTAAAAGATATGCTTATTGATATATCAACAAGTATAAAAGAGGGAAACTCTTTGTCTAATTCTATTAGAAAATATGAAAAATATTTTTCTCCTACCATAATAAATCTTGTAAAAATTGGAGAGGCTACAGGCGAGCTTCAGTCAACACTCAAAAAAGGAGCAGATTTCTTATCTAGAATAGAAAATATTAAAAAAAAGGCAAAACAGGCAATGATATATCCATCTTTTGCTTTTTTTGCAATATTTTCAGCAATGCTTGTATGGATTTTGTATGTGTTGCCTAAAATAATTGATGCTTTTAAAGAGATGGATGTTGAACTTCCTTGGATCACAAAAGCGGTTATAAGTTTTTCAAATTTTATGCAAGAATATTTTTTTTGGATTTTATTATTTTTCATAATAGCTATATCAGGTTTTATTATATTTTTAAAGAAAAATTATAAATTTCGATATAAAATGAGTCAGCTTCTTTTGAAAACTCCTGTTGTTTCAAAATTTATTATATTTTTCAATATCGCTTTTTTTTCTGAATATTTAAGACTTTCTGTTGTATCTGGACTGCCTATTTTTGATGCATTAAAAACATTGCAAGAAAATATTAAAAATGAAGTTTTTAAAAAACATATAGAAAATGCTATTGAAAAAATTGCAAAAGGCAGCAGAATTTCAGATGCGCTTAAGGAAAGTAATCTATATACACCATTTACTATTAGAATGATAGCAATGGGAGAAGATAGTGGTGCATTAGAAGAACAACTACAGCATATTTCAGATTATTATTATGAAAAAGTCGATTATATGGCACAAAATGTAGCAAAATTTATTGAACCTATCGTTATTATAGTACTTGGAATATTTATGGCAGTTATAATGTTGGCACTATTTGGGCCAGTATATGACTTAGTTTCCAAAGTTACAACTTAA
- a CDS encoding c-type cytochrome produces the protein MKKFLLISVVTAGLLFVGCGEKPKEEAKKSVEVKKEQVQKVEKKIEKPKEAPQEKSEKAQSPVEKVKEDIEQKVEETKKEINAVSLYAKCAGCHGSKGEKKALGKSAPIGGMDKAKLTKLIKGYKEGTLNQYGMGPLMKGQVGSLSDEEIEALSEYISKLK, from the coding sequence ATGAAAAAGTTTCTATTAATTTCAGTCGTAACAGCAGGTTTATTATTTGTAGGATGTGGCGAAAAGCCAAAAGAAGAGGCTAAAAAAAGTGTTGAGGTAAAAAAAGAGCAGGTTCAAAAGGTAGAAAAAAAGATTGAAAAGCCTAAAGAAGCACCTCAAGAAAAATCTGAAAAAGCCCAATCTCCAGTAGAAAAGGTTAAAGAAGATATTGAACAAAAGGTAGAAGAAACAAAAAAAGAGATTAATGCAGTATCTTTATATGCTAAATGCGCAGGATGTCATGGAAGCAAAGGTGAAAAAAAGGCTCTTGGTAAATCTGCTCCTATTGGTGGAATGGATAAAGCAAAACTTACTAAATTGATAAAAGGGTATAAAGAAGGCACTTTAAATCAATATGGTATGGGACCTCTTATGAAAGGTCAAGTTGGAAGCCTAAGTGATGAAGAGATAGAAGCTTTAAGTGAATATATTTCAAAACTAAAATAG
- the rpmE gene encoding 50S ribosomal protein L31: protein MKKGIHPEYVECEVTCACGNHFVVYSNKPKLKIDICNKCHPFFTGSEKIVDTTGRVEKFKKKFGMK from the coding sequence ATGAAAAAAGGTATCCATCCAGAATATGTAGAGTGCGAAGTAACTTGCGCATGTGGTAATCATTTTGTAGTTTATTCAAATAAACCTAAATTAAAAATTGATATATGCAATAAATGTCATCCATTTTTCACTGGAAGTGAAAAAATTGTTGACACTACTGGTAGAGTAGAAAAATTTAAGAAAAAATTTGGCATGAAATAG
- a CDS encoding tetratricopeptide repeat protein, with protein sequence MSIMIRILTIFILALNLFGNSQVDIKEKKDILNIKNSYGYSIQIYTSKALPPALKFIKTTPLKIQKDSFIVKIGNYYVVRYLFKPSFIQVKKFLEDVKNIGFQDAFIVKMTKEKIIKSIKLKKIKKNINKKPVDYATILSKADRYFEQGKYQKSLNEYLKLYNQNKKTDIMLINISYLMGRTKNIKNFQNLLKSEDEKEIPLYAFGIGSIEIDEDIIAKDILIKNLKYSQEGYLDLLLGYIYEKNGDILKALNFYKNAYLKNSKNIYFIYAYARALDIQKKYQKAYKYYKKILEYADNKKNNNIIIYTKKRVEQLRK encoded by the coding sequence TTGTCAATAATGATTAGAATATTAACTATTTTTATTTTGGCTTTAAATCTATTTGGAAATTCGCAGGTTGATATTAAAGAAAAGAAAGATATTTTAAATATAAAAAATAGTTATGGATACTCTATACAGATATATACATCAAAAGCTTTGCCGCCTGCTTTAAAATTTATAAAAACTACTCCTTTAAAGATTCAAAAAGATAGTTTTATTGTTAAAATAGGAAACTATTATGTTGTTAGATATCTTTTCAAGCCAAGTTTTATACAAGTTAAAAAATTTTTAGAAGATGTAAAAAACATTGGTTTTCAGGATGCTTTTATTGTAAAAATGACTAAAGAAAAAATAATAAAATCTATAAAATTAAAAAAAATTAAAAAAAATATAAATAAAAAGCCAGTTGATTATGCTACTATTTTATCTAAAGCAGATAGATATTTTGAACAAGGTAAATATCAAAAGAGTTTAAATGAATATTTAAAACTGTATAATCAAAATAAAAAAACAGATATAATGCTAATAAACATCTCTTATCTTATGGGAAGAACAAAAAATATTAAAAATTTTCAAAATTTATTAAAAAGTGAAGATGAAAAAGAGATACCTCTTTATGCTTTTGGAATCGGAAGTATAGAGATTGATGAAGATATAATTGCTAAAGATATTTTGATAAAGAATTTAAAATACTCTCAAGAGGGATATTTAGATCTACTTTTGGGATATATATATGAAAAGAATGGTGATATCTTAAAAGCTTTAAATTTTTATAAAAACGCCTATTTAAAAAATAGTAAAAATATATATTTTATATATGCATATGCAAGAGCTTTAGATATTCAAAAAAAATATCAAAAAGCGTATAAATATTATAAAAAAATCTTAGAATATGCCGATAATAAAAAAAATAATAATATAATAATATACACCAAAAAAAGAGTTGAACAATTAAGGAAATAA
- a CDS encoding 16S rRNA (uracil(1498)-N(3))-methyltransferase, with protein sequence MQFVYHSQSGIDILKIEKDIYNYLFKVRREKVGETIPFRNLKDSYIYYYRIDDVSKRYAILSLREKIKKEVLPKRYLHIGWCVIEPKTIEKSIHFLNEIGVSKISFIYCDRSQKNFKINLDKLHKINISSSQQCGRSSLIEFEILKNIEEFIAKYKDFVLINFSQKKLENKKPQRVLIGCEGGFSDKELEILKNFETLGFDTQMVLKSETAAIAMSSKILI encoded by the coding sequence ATGCAGTTTGTGTATCATTCTCAAAGTGGCATAGATATTTTAAAAATTGAAAAAGATATATATAACTATCTTTTTAAGGTAAGAAGGGAAAAAGTAGGAGAAACTATTCCATTTAGAAATTTAAAGGATTCATATATTTATTATTATAGAATTGATGATGTATCAAAAAGATATGCAATTTTATCTTTAAGAGAAAAGATAAAAAAAGAGGTTTTGCCAAAAAGATATCTTCATATTGGATGGTGCGTAATTGAGCCAAAAACTATAGAAAAGAGTATCCATTTTCTAAATGAGATTGGTGTTAGCAAAATATCTTTTATCTATTGTGATAGAAGTCAGAAAAATTTTAAGATAAATTTAGATAAACTACATAAAATAAATATTTCATCATCACAGCAATGTGGCAGAAGTTCTTTAATAGAGTTTGAAATATTAAAAAATATAGAAGAGTTTATTGCAAAATATAAAGATTTTGTTTTGATTAACTTTAGCCAAAAAAAATTGGAAAACAAAAAACCACAAAGAGTATTGATAGGGTGTGAGGGAGGTTTTTCAGATAAGGAGTTGGAAATTTTGAAAAATTTTGAAACATTAGGATTTGATACTCAGATGGTACTAAAAAGCGAAACAGCTGCTATAGCTATGTCATCTAAAATATTGATATAA